taataaaatattctattaaaatataaataacttaattaatattaaacttcaaacaaaataccatattattccataaatgatttttgtaatgtatatataatctattagtgcatttcgaagtaaaaatgactctctatattttttctttgttgaaaTCGGGTGatattgatacttgtaaataTATCAGATtagaacaagaaagtaaaagagaaacataaaatattgctaaatgACTAATTTCTTTTCAATGATATTAATATTCATGAATATATTCGATATGACcaagaaagaattgtacgaaaaaaacataaaaacaacaacaaccatcttcagttatacaaaaaaatttggacaatatttgaaaattttgaaggttccggatcaaacttacctgactactagtgttgttgtaatatttaaatttgtgtaatagttatgttttcatgtaatttttaaaaatattttttgttaagtttcttttgtatattattgttttcctagttaaaatattataaatcttagttttttaaatttcgtaaaaaaaatttaaaatatttatgagagataatttttttaggattaaaacaataaaaaagaaaatatttatggaaCATAAAGTGATGTGTGATTATAGGAACCacaatgcaaataaaaatatgaaacttcaaatttgaagttttgagtagtgaaacttcaaatatagagttttactattcaaaattttaaatttgaagttttgaagttggtTTTTGTGGAGAGTAACAAACTTTATATTTAAGTTAGAgagtgtatatttatttttgtataaccaattaattaattaattaatttttttttggaaaacgcGAGTAGCCTCAAGAAACGCAACGCGACAcagaaaacaaatcaaaactccTTTATCGTTCCGTCTCTCTTATCTAAAGCAGCAGCAATAGAAGCAAACGTCATCGATGGCGTCTCACGCTTCGAATCTGTGGGTGCTTCTAGGCCTAGGCATCGCCGGGATTCTGTTAGCTGCTAAGAAGCTGAAGAAAACCATCCGCGAAGACTTCGGCGCCTTCATCGAGAAGCTCTTGCTCCTTCCCCCGCCGCCGCCTGCTCCTCCCAAAGCCCCTCACCCTCTCACCGGTCTCTCCTTCGCCATCTCCGACCTGTAAGTCACCGCAGACTCGTTCCCTCCCCCTTCCTCTCGGACTCCATATAGAGTTAGGCGAAGGTTTGGGGGATTTAGATGAAGAATCTTTTCGCTGTGTAGTCAAAGATTGAAATCGGCGTTGACTCCATTTTCGTGAACTTATACTTGATTCATTTTGAGGAATTATATTCGAAGTTTTGATTATTGTGTATTcagttgtgtgtgtgtgtgtgtgcgtCTGCTAGTTCTATCAAACACCTTTGGAGTTGGATCATAATACACAGTGGATATATGTTTATAGACTtgtaaaatgtttatttaaatttatgttaataTCTCATTTTATTATATGAACTTTCAgtcaaaaagattcaaaaatgGTTACTCTTTTTGTTATTCGCATTTTGTTTTCCAGATTCGATGTTACGGGCTACGTGACTGGCTTTGGTCATCCAGACTGGGTGGGGACGCATGAACCTGCTTCTTCAACGTCTCCTGTGGTTTCAACTCTCGTTGAAGGTGGAGCCACTTGTGTTGGCAAAACTGTTGTTGATGAACTTGCCTTCAGGTTTCTCTCTCTTTCCATTGCATTATATTAAGTTTTATCTCCTATATCGGAATTCAAGTAATtcctttttgttattttggtttttgctttCTTCAGTATCAGTGGAGAAACCAAGCATTACGAGTCTCCCACAAATCCTGCTGCTCATGATCGTATTCCTGGTGGCGCTTCCAGTGGAGCTGCTGTTGCCGTTGCAACTAGCGCTGTGGATTTTGCGTTAGGTGAGCTCAGTAGATTCTCTTTTTTTCCTCGTTAGGACAATGTGGTGCAAGATAGACCTACCGTTTACTAGTTCTGGTTCAGTTTTCATAAGAATATGATTCTGATGGCTTGCATCATTGCAGGCATCGACACAGTTGGCGGTGTAAGAGTGCCTGCCGGATACTGCGGCGTTCTTGGATTCAAATCTTCCCATGGGGCTATTTCAAACGCAGGGATCATACCAGTATCTTCCAGTCTTGACTCTGTTGGTATGGATGACTGATAAATTAAACCTTTATGGTAGAGAATGATTTGGATCTCATATATACTAGGTTGTGATTGTTGTATACTGATACTGCAAGATGACTGTTCATATGATAGTTTACATTTTgcaatattattgttattactaTATCAGCCATTACGTGATTCTAATCAGTAGATATTTGCCTTCAGGATGGTTTGCTCGCGATCCAAACACCCTACGTCGCGTTGGCCATGTACTCTTGCACCTTCCATTTGCCACACCACGGAATCCAAGGCAAATCATACTAGCTGATGACTATTTTCAGCTGCAAAAGATCCCTGTGGACCGGATTACACAAGTGGTGATCAAATCAGCTGAAAAGCTTTTCGGAAGTATGCCCTTTGCTCTTCCTAAAGCTCCTCCAGCTCTTTCATACATCCTGATTAGAATAGAGAGAGTTatcctttgttttgttttgtaggaCAATTGCTGAAGCATCAGAATCTGGAGAACTATTTCGAATCTAAAGTTCCTAGCTTGAAAGAGTTCGCTAGGACAAAAGCAATCACTAGCACGAAGGTCCCTACATCGAGACTACTGGCAAATGTGATGCAGCTTTTTCAAAGGTGTGCCTATTGTTTATTCACTATCAAAGGATGACAGCATCTCTATCTCGAACTCTACAACAATCTTGGCTTGTATTGTAGGCACGAGTTTCTTCAAAACCATGGGGATTGGATCAAGACAGTGAAGCAAGCTATTGATCCTGTGATTTCTTCACAGTTGAGTGAAACTCCAGAACTAACTAACGAAGAGATTGAGAATCTGAATGCAATCAGAAACCAGGCGCGAGCTGCTATTAATTCACTTCTCAAGGTATCCATGCGATATTGTCCACAACTTGAGCGACTTTGTTTATGTCTCTTGACTAAGCTTATGTGTTCCCGTGAATCAAGGATGATGGCATTCTGGTTATCCCAACAGTGCCAACTCTTCCTCCAAAACTTGGTAGCAAAGAGATACTCTCTGAAGACTATCAAAACCGAGCTTCCAGTCTACTTAGCATTGCCAGCATATCGGGTTGTTGTCAGGTTACATCTCACTCTCTTTGTTTTGTTCTATTCCGATGGTGAACCCTCAGATAAATCAACAACAAAGCGACCTCTTACCAGACAACATTAGCAAACACAATCCACATATTACGTGTCATAACAATTATATTGGTCTGATAATTCAGGTGACTGTGCCACTGGGACACCACGAGAAGTGCCCTGTTTCA
The window above is part of the Brassica napus cultivar Da-Ae chromosome C3, Da-Ae, whole genome shotgun sequence genome. Proteins encoded here:
- the LOC106360446 gene encoding outer envelope protein 64, chloroplastic, whose amino-acid sequence is MASHASNLWVLLGLGIAGILLAAKKLKKTIREDFGAFIEKLLLLPPPPPAPPKAPHPLTGLSFAISDLFDVTGYVTGFGHPDWVGTHEPASSTSPVVSTLVEGGATCVGKTVVDELAFSISGETKHYESPTNPAAHDRIPGGASSGAAVAVATSAVDFALGIDTVGGVRVPAGYCGVLGFKSSHGAISNAGIIPVSSSLDSVGWFARDPNTLRRVGHVLLHLPFATPRNPRQIILADDYFQLQKIPVDRITQVVIKSAEKLFGRQLLKHQNLENYFESKVPSLKEFARTKAITSTKVPTSRLLANVMQLFQRHEFLQNHGDWIKTVKQAIDPVISSQLSETPELTNEEIENLNAIRNQARAAINSLLKDDGILVIPTVPTLPPKLGSKEILSEDYQNRASSLLSIASISGCCQVTVPLGHHEKCPVSVSFIARHGGDRFLLDTVQTMYASLQENSSVISDPKSSKKTISLGESAEMAKEKGNQAFKEKQWQKAIGLYSEAIKLSDSNGTYYNNRAAAYLEIGSFLQAEEDCTKAITLDKKNVKAYLRRGTAREMLGVYKEAMDDFRHALVLEPNNKRASQSAERLRKLFQ